In Rubrobacter radiotolerans DSM 5868, a genomic segment contains:
- a CDS encoding dihydroorotate dehydrogenase electron transfer subunit, with protein MKFYRVEVTNAERLGGYRVLRYAWSGPEPEPGQFVMARANGFPVTLDPFLARPLSFYDFADATASLLYEVRGRGTERLAAARPGDTVEVSAPLGVPFDLSDLAGARAALLGGGIGVAPFRFLSRRLLELGVAHDTYLGFADAELAGAAEGFPGARVATMDGSAGVRGTVLDAVEAAGGIGRYAALYACGPNPMLAAVKLAAPPQVRCQLSVEERMGCGNGSCNGCVVPVKDRGYVRSCVEGPVFEAEKLAW; from the coding sequence ATGAAGTTCTACCGCGTCGAGGTAACGAACGCCGAACGTCTCGGGGGCTACCGCGTGCTCCGCTACGCCTGGAGCGGTCCGGAGCCCGAACCGGGCCAGTTCGTTATGGCCCGGGCGAACGGCTTCCCGGTAACGCTGGATCCCTTCCTCGCGCGCCCGCTCTCGTTCTACGACTTCGCGGACGCAACGGCAAGCCTCCTCTACGAGGTGCGCGGCCGCGGAACGGAGCGTCTCGCCGCCGCACGGCCCGGCGATACGGTCGAGGTCAGCGCGCCGCTCGGGGTCCCCTTCGACCTCTCGGACCTCGCCGGAGCGCGCGCGGCGCTTCTCGGGGGCGGCATCGGGGTCGCGCCGTTCCGCTTTCTCTCGCGCCGCCTCCTGGAGCTTGGCGTCGCCCACGACACGTACCTCGGCTTCGCGGACGCGGAACTCGCCGGGGCGGCGGAGGGCTTCCCCGGCGCGCGTGTCGCAACGATGGACGGCTCGGCCGGGGTGCGCGGGACGGTCCTCGACGCCGTCGAGGCGGCGGGCGGCATCGGGCGCTACGCCGCGCTCTACGCCTGCGGTCCGAACCCGATGCTTGCGGCGGTCAAGCTCGCCGCGCCGCCGCAGGTCCGCTGCCAGCTCTCCGTCGAGGAGCGGATGGGCTGCGGGAACGGCTCGTGCAATGGCTGCGTCGTCCCGGTGAAGGACCGGGGCTACGTCCGCTCCTGCGTCGAAGGACCCGTCTTCGAGGCAGAGAAGCTCGCATGGTGA
- the carB gene encoding carbamoyl-phosphate synthase large subunit, giving the protein MPRRDDLHTVLIIGSGPIVIGQAAEFDYSGTQACRALRDEGYRVVLVNSNPATIMTDPEIADVTYVEPLTVDTVAEIIRKESPDALLPTLGGQTALNLAIELDEAGVLEEYGVELLGASIPSIHKAEDRQLFHDAMDRIGLKVPESRTVRRYEEAEELARKIGFPLIIRPSFTLGGKGGSVASSWQELRHSIEAGLDASPVGQVLVEKSVAGWKEFELEVMRDVQDNVVIVCSIENVDAMGVHTGDSITVAPAQTLSDRQYQTLRSASIEIIREIGVSTGGSNIQFAVDPNSDDFYVIEMNPRVSRSSALASKATGFPIAKIAAKLAVGYSLDEIPNDITEATPASFEPALDYVVTKIPRFAFEKFPGTHARLTTRMHSVGEVMAIGRTFTESLLKAIASLEVDGADIEPRLDEPSPYRILAVFDALRAGMDIPEIYARTHIDPFFIASIARIVAAEGSVGRSPNLEDIRELKKLGLTDEALATAAGLQTEVVRGVRQALGVAPTYKSVDTCAGEFPARTPYFYSTYEVEDEVERGENPSVVVLGSGPNRIGQGIEFDYACVHASYALREAGMDAVMVNSNPETVSTDYDTSTRLYFEPLSAEHVLEVVRRERPEGVILQFGGQSPLKLARELEKAGVPILGTSPDAIDLAEDRSRFGRLLTDLGIPHPPFGTATTADEARQVARELSYPVVVRPSYVLGGRRMEIVYSDEDLDLYLRSSVPTSPEHPILVDKFMEAYVEVDVDAVCDGEDVYIGGVMEHIEEAGVHSGDSSCVTPPITLQRSLIKTIESYTRKLALAVGVVGLVNIQFVVRGEDVMVIECNPRASRTVPFISKATGVPLAKVATRVSLGEKLRDMGLEATQSGRFSVKAPVFPFDRFADADPLLGPEMRSTGEAMGIDRSFGGAFAKALTSAGQKLPESGRVYISVANRDKRAVVLIARAFADLGFEVLASEGTAEVLRNNGLPVSVVPKIGEDEGGRDNVLARIEAGGVDLVVNTPWGRGARTDGYLIRRAALTHGVPCITTLAGASAALQGIEATIRGETRGVNSLQNLYAAKA; this is encoded by the coding sequence GTGCCGCGCCGGGACGACCTTCACACGGTCCTGATCATCGGCTCCGGGCCGATAGTTATCGGGCAGGCGGCGGAGTTCGACTACTCGGGGACGCAGGCGTGCCGGGCACTGCGTGATGAGGGCTACCGGGTCGTGCTCGTCAACTCGAACCCCGCAACGATAATGACCGACCCCGAAATAGCCGACGTAACCTACGTCGAGCCGCTCACGGTGGACACGGTTGCGGAGATAATTCGCAAGGAGTCGCCCGACGCGCTGCTCCCGACGCTTGGCGGCCAGACGGCGCTGAACCTCGCTATAGAGCTGGATGAGGCCGGAGTCCTCGAAGAGTACGGCGTCGAGCTTCTCGGGGCGTCGATACCCTCGATACACAAGGCCGAGGACCGCCAGCTCTTTCACGACGCGATGGACAGGATCGGGCTGAAGGTGCCCGAGAGCCGGACGGTGAGGCGCTACGAGGAGGCCGAGGAGCTTGCTCGAAAGATCGGCTTTCCGCTCATTATCCGTCCGAGCTTCACTCTTGGCGGAAAAGGCGGCTCGGTCGCCTCTAGCTGGCAGGAGCTTCGGCACTCGATCGAGGCGGGGCTGGACGCGAGCCCGGTCGGGCAGGTGCTCGTCGAGAAGAGCGTCGCCGGGTGGAAGGAGTTCGAGCTTGAGGTGATGCGCGACGTTCAGGACAACGTCGTTATCGTCTGCTCCATCGAGAACGTCGACGCGATGGGCGTCCACACGGGGGACTCGATCACGGTCGCTCCCGCGCAGACGCTCTCGGACCGCCAGTACCAGACGCTCCGGTCGGCCTCTATCGAGATCATCCGCGAGATCGGGGTCTCGACCGGCGGATCTAACATCCAGTTCGCCGTGGACCCGAACTCCGATGACTTCTACGTTATCGAGATGAACCCGCGCGTGAGCCGCAGCAGCGCGCTCGCGAGCAAGGCGACGGGCTTCCCGATTGCGAAAATCGCCGCAAAGCTCGCCGTCGGGTACTCGCTGGACGAGATCCCGAACGACATCACCGAGGCGACCCCGGCCTCTTTCGAGCCCGCCCTCGACTACGTGGTGACGAAGATACCGCGCTTCGCCTTTGAGAAGTTCCCCGGGACGCACGCCCGCCTGACGACGCGCATGCACTCCGTCGGCGAGGTCATGGCCATCGGCCGGACGTTCACCGAGAGCCTCTTGAAAGCTATCGCTTCGCTCGAAGTGGATGGGGCGGACATCGAGCCGCGCCTGGACGAGCCGAGCCCGTACCGCATACTCGCGGTCTTCGACGCGCTCAGGGCCGGGATGGACATACCGGAGATCTACGCCCGCACTCACATAGACCCGTTCTTTATCGCCTCGATCGCGCGCATCGTCGCGGCCGAGGGGTCGGTCGGACGCTCGCCGAACCTCGAAGACATCCGGGAGCTGAAGAAGCTCGGGCTTACCGACGAGGCGCTCGCTACGGCCGCCGGGCTCCAGACCGAGGTCGTGCGCGGGGTGCGTCAGGCGCTCGGGGTCGCCCCGACGTACAAGAGCGTCGACACCTGCGCCGGGGAGTTCCCGGCGCGGACGCCGTACTTCTACTCGACCTACGAGGTGGAGGACGAGGTCGAGCGGGGCGAGAACCCCTCCGTCGTCGTTCTCGGGAGCGGCCCGAACCGCATCGGACAGGGCATCGAGTTCGACTACGCCTGCGTCCACGCGAGCTACGCGCTCCGGGAGGCCGGGATGGACGCGGTGATGGTCAACTCGAACCCCGAGACGGTCTCGACCGACTACGACACCTCGACGCGCCTGTACTTCGAGCCGCTCTCTGCGGAGCACGTCCTTGAGGTCGTGCGGCGCGAGAGACCGGAGGGGGTCATCCTCCAGTTTGGCGGCCAGAGCCCCCTGAAGCTCGCCCGGGAGCTTGAGAAGGCGGGCGTCCCGATCCTCGGCACCTCCCCGGACGCAATAGACCTCGCCGAAGACCGCTCGCGCTTCGGCCGCCTCCTGACCGACCTCGGTATCCCGCACCCGCCCTTCGGGACCGCAACGACCGCCGACGAGGCCCGGCAGGTCGCCCGCGAGTTGAGCTACCCGGTCGTCGTCAGGCCCTCGTACGTTCTCGGCGGCCGCCGGATGGAGATCGTCTACAGCGATGAGGACCTCGATCTGTATCTGAGGTCGAGCGTACCGACGAGCCCGGAGCACCCAATCCTCGTGGACAAGTTCATGGAGGCTTACGTCGAGGTCGACGTCGATGCGGTCTGCGACGGCGAGGACGTGTACATCGGCGGGGTAATGGAGCACATCGAGGAGGCCGGGGTCCACTCGGGCGACTCGTCGTGTGTTACGCCGCCGATCACGCTGCAGCGGTCGCTGATCAAGACAATAGAGAGCTACACGCGAAAGCTCGCGCTCGCGGTCGGGGTCGTGGGTCTCGTGAACATTCAGTTCGTCGTTCGCGGCGAGGACGTGATGGTGATCGAGTGCAACCCCCGGGCCTCGCGGACGGTCCCGTTTATCTCGAAGGCGACGGGGGTGCCGCTGGCTAAAGTCGCGACGCGCGTCTCGCTCGGGGAGAAGCTTCGGGACATGGGCCTGGAGGCGACGCAGAGCGGGCGCTTCAGCGTGAAGGCTCCGGTCTTCCCGTTCGACCGCTTTGCGGATGCGGACCCGCTCCTCGGGCCGGAGATGCGCTCTACAGGCGAGGCGATGGGTATCGACCGCTCCTTCGGCGGGGCCTTCGCAAAGGCGCTGACCTCGGCGGGCCAGAAGCTGCCGGAGAGCGGACGGGTGTACATCTCGGTTGCCAACCGGGACAAGCGGGCGGTCGTGCTTATCGCGCGGGCGTTCGCCGATCTCGGCTTCGAGGTGCTCGCGAGCGAGGGGACGGCTGAGGTCCTCCGTAACAACGGCCTCCCGGTCTCGGTCGTGCCGAAGATCGGAGAGGACGAGGGCGGGCGGGACAACGTCCTTGCAAGGATCGAGGCCGGAGGCGTGGACCTCGTGGTGAACACGCCGTGGGGCCGCGGGGCGCGCACGGACGGGTACCTGATCCGCCGCGCCGCCCTCACGCACGGCGTCCCGTGCATCACGACCCTCGCCGGGGCCTCGGCGGCCCTGCAGGGGATCGAGGCTACCATCCGGGGCGAGACGCGGGGCGTCAACTCGCTCCAGAACCTCTACGCCGCCAAAGCGTAG
- the carA gene encoding glutamine-hydrolyzing carbamoyl-phosphate synthase small subunit gives MEYGRSRAVLVLEDGAAFEGWSFAGDGEVAGEVVFTTSMVGYQETITDPSYRGQIVLFTYPLIGNYGVIAGDEESRKVQAAAVIVREYTPHHSNWASERSLAALLNEAGVMGIEGIDTRALTRHLRDKGAMRGIISTVSDDRAELKKRANEHPEMVGLDLASTSSQFTEPTLLEAIGEERCRITALDYGVKASIYRELRKRGATVLAMPGTTTTEEILATEPDGVFLSNGPGDPAALERAVEVIKPVIGEVPVFGICLGHQLLGLALECETYKMPFGHHGANHPVRNLKTGRIEITSQNHGFSIYEDSLPDGVELTHRNLYDGTVEGLEDAERRASSVQYHPESSPGPRDSGYLFDDFLESISRSASHGKAGA, from the coding sequence TTGGAGTACGGGCGTAGCAGGGCGGTACTCGTCCTTGAGGACGGGGCCGCTTTCGAGGGCTGGAGCTTCGCCGGGGACGGGGAGGTCGCCGGAGAGGTCGTCTTCACGACGAGCATGGTCGGCTATCAGGAGACGATCACGGACCCCTCCTACCGGGGGCAGATCGTACTGTTCACCTATCCCCTGATCGGCAACTACGGCGTTATCGCCGGGGACGAGGAGTCGAGGAAGGTCCAGGCGGCGGCCGTGATCGTGCGCGAGTACACCCCGCACCACAGCAACTGGGCCTCCGAACGCTCGCTCGCCGCCCTTCTGAACGAGGCCGGGGTGATGGGCATCGAGGGGATAGACACCCGCGCTCTCACGCGCCACCTGCGCGACAAGGGCGCGATGCGCGGCATTATCTCGACGGTGAGCGACGACCGCGCGGAGCTTAAAAAGCGTGCCAACGAGCACCCCGAGATGGTCGGCCTCGACCTCGCCTCGACGAGCAGCCAGTTCACCGAGCCGACCTTGCTGGAGGCAATCGGTGAGGAACGGTGCCGGATCACCGCGCTCGACTACGGGGTGAAGGCTTCGATCTACCGGGAGCTGAGGAAGCGCGGAGCGACGGTGCTCGCGATGCCCGGGACGACCACGACCGAGGAGATCCTCGCGACCGAGCCCGACGGGGTGTTTCTCTCGAACGGGCCGGGAGATCCGGCCGCGCTGGAGCGGGCCGTCGAGGTGATAAAGCCCGTGATCGGGGAGGTCCCGGTCTTCGGGATCTGCCTCGGACACCAGCTTCTCGGGCTCGCGCTTGAGTGCGAGACGTACAAGATGCCCTTCGGACATCACGGCGCAAACCACCCGGTAAGGAACCTCAAGACCGGGCGCATCGAGATAACGAGCCAGAACCACGGGTTCTCGATCTACGAGGACTCCCTGCCCGACGGGGTCGAGCTTACGCACCGGAACCTCTACGACGGGACGGTCGAGGGGCTCGAAGACGCCGAAAGACGCGCCTCAAGCGTCCAGTACCACCCCGAGTCGAGCCCGGGACCCAGGGACTCCGGATACCTCTTCGACGACTTCTTGGAGTCTATCTCCCGGAGCGCGAGCCACGGAAAGGCGGGTGCCTGA
- a CDS encoding dihydroorotase yields MKGAHVLDPSAGLDGVMDVRLEGGLVRELGDNLRGARELDASGLHLFPGFVDVHAHWRAPGHEHREDVESGSEAAAAGGFTGVVTMPNTDPVVDRPVVVEGLVRRIERESRVRAYVSAALHVGLAGERLTEMKLLREAGAFCVSDDGLGTQRASVLRSGMQYARAAGLPLILHCEDHSLATGVVHEGKHSALAGVPGTPASAEDVATAAGLILAAETGARVHITHVSTGMSAALVGFFKRLGFADVTADTTPHHLTLTDELVATLDGLFRVNPPLRPDADREAVRAALADGTFDFVATDHAPHAAHEKDLPLQEANPGFLGHETAFAALYTELVLPGKLPLARLVAAMSCAPGRWVGEGGSLAVGSVADLVLVDLSEQWTVGRETLKSKSENSPYRGRRLTGRVAGTIVGGEVVFGRQDTLESSGARFGVRA; encoded by the coding sequence GTGAAGGGCGCGCACGTCCTCGACCCGTCGGCCGGGCTCGACGGCGTGATGGACGTCCGGCTCGAAGGCGGGCTTGTCCGGGAGCTCGGCGACAACCTTCGCGGCGCGCGGGAGTTGGACGCCTCGGGGCTGCACCTCTTCCCCGGCTTCGTGGACGTCCACGCACACTGGCGCGCTCCGGGCCACGAGCATCGGGAGGACGTCGAGAGCGGCTCCGAGGCCGCGGCGGCGGGCGGCTTCACCGGCGTCGTTACGATGCCGAACACGGACCCGGTCGTGGACCGGCCCGTCGTCGTGGAGGGACTCGTGCGGCGCATCGAGCGCGAGTCGCGCGTAAGGGCTTACGTCTCGGCGGCGCTTCACGTCGGGCTCGCCGGGGAGCGGCTGACGGAGATGAAGCTCCTCAGGGAGGCCGGTGCTTTCTGCGTCTCCGACGACGGGCTCGGGACGCAGAGAGCGAGCGTGCTCCGGAGCGGAATGCAGTACGCAAGGGCCGCCGGTCTGCCCCTGATCCTCCACTGCGAAGACCACTCGCTCGCGACGGGCGTCGTCCACGAGGGCAAGCACTCCGCTCTTGCGGGAGTTCCCGGCACGCCGGCGAGCGCCGAGGACGTCGCAACGGCTGCGGGGCTCATCCTCGCCGCCGAGACCGGGGCGAGGGTCCACATAACCCACGTATCCACCGGGATGAGCGCCGCGCTCGTTGGGTTCTTCAAGCGGCTCGGGTTCGCGGACGTTACCGCCGATACGACCCCGCACCACCTGACCCTCACGGACGAGCTCGTCGCTACGCTCGACGGGCTCTTCCGGGTGAACCCGCCCCTCAGGCCCGACGCCGACCGGGAGGCCGTGCGCGCGGCGCTCGCGGACGGGACCTTCGACTTTGTCGCAACCGACCACGCCCCGCACGCCGCGCACGAGAAGGACCTCCCGCTTCAGGAGGCGAACCCTGGCTTTCTCGGCCACGAGACGGCCTTCGCCGCGCTCTACACGGAGCTCGTCCTTCCGGGGAAGCTGCCGCTCGCCCGGCTCGTTGCGGCGATGAGCTGCGCACCGGGCCGGTGGGTCGGGGAGGGCGGAAGCCTCGCGGTCGGAAGCGTTGCGGACCTCGTGCTCGTGGACCTTTCGGAGCAGTGGACGGTCGGGCGGGAGACCCTGAAGAGCAAGTCGGAGAACTCGCCCTACCGGGGCCGGAGGCTGACGGGTAGGGTCGCAGGCACTATAGTTGGCGGAGAAGTTGTTTTCGGTCGGCAGGACACTTTAGAGAGTTCGGGAGCGAGATTTGGAGTACGGGCGTAG
- a CDS encoding aspartate carbamoyltransferase catalytic subunit: MDARETDVRDLITVEGMSRESLREVVETARDFAAGRFDAPLAGKTVCLAFFEASTRTAASFELAARRNGAAVISLSENGSSISKGESLVDTVVTLDALGADAVVLRHSSAGAARLAARYTSAAVINAGDGCGQHPTQALLDLYALSGACGGFDELYGTKLAVVGDVLHSRVARSVIPAFRAAGVEVAVCAPATLLPAESDAWDVPVLESVDECLEWGADTLYALRLQNERMTGALVPSVAEYARYYGVQKRHLDGERLVMHPGPVNRGVEIAGDVVLDAASLVPDQVSAGLHVRSAVLALATGAVPSVVAGGAVA, translated from the coding sequence TTGGACGCTAGGGAGACGGACGTGCGGGACCTGATCACCGTCGAGGGCATGAGCCGCGAGAGCCTTCGCGAGGTCGTGGAGACGGCCCGGGACTTCGCTGCCGGGAGGTTCGACGCTCCGCTCGCGGGAAAGACCGTCTGCCTCGCGTTCTTTGAGGCGTCTACAAGAACGGCGGCCTCCTTCGAGCTTGCGGCGCGGCGGAACGGGGCGGCCGTGATCTCCCTCAGCGAGAACGGCTCCTCTATCTCCAAGGGCGAGTCGCTTGTGGACACCGTGGTAACCCTGGATGCGCTCGGGGCGGACGCGGTCGTCCTTCGCCACTCCTCGGCCGGAGCGGCCCGGCTCGCGGCCCGCTACACGAGCGCGGCCGTCATAAACGCGGGCGACGGCTGCGGCCAGCACCCGACGCAGGCTCTTCTCGATCTCTACGCACTATCCGGAGCTTGCGGCGGCTTCGACGAGCTGTACGGAACGAAGCTCGCCGTTGTCGGGGACGTGCTCCACAGCCGCGTTGCGAGGAGCGTCATCCCGGCGTTTCGGGCCGCGGGCGTCGAGGTCGCGGTCTGCGCTCCGGCGACGCTTCTTCCGGCGGAGTCAGACGCCTGGGACGTTCCGGTCCTTGAGTCGGTGGACGAGTGCCTTGAGTGGGGGGCGGATACTCTGTACGCGCTCAGGCTCCAGAACGAGCGGATGACGGGGGCGCTCGTCCCGTCGGTCGCGGAGTATGCGCGCTACTACGGGGTGCAGAAGCGGCACCTCGACGGCGAACGGCTCGTGATGCACCCCGGCCCGGTGAACCGGGGGGTCGAGATCGCGGGCGACGTCGTGCTCGACGCTGCTTCGCTCGTCCCCGATCAGGTCTCCGCCGGGCTCCACGTCCGCTCGGCGGTCCTCGCCCTCGCGACCGGAGCCGTCCCGAGCGTCGTCGCCGGTGGTGCCGTAGCGTGA
- the pyrR gene encoding bifunctional pyr operon transcriptional regulator/uracil phosphoribosyltransferase PyrR, whose translation MDHAGLGRVGTEERVRSVLLSAEDISRSLRRISHEILERNSNALEDLALIGVLTRGVPLARRIAANLRVFEGLDVPVGSLDITLHRDDLDGAEPEVGASDVPFSVAGKTVVLVDDVFYTGRTARAAMDALLELGRPAAVRLAILVDRGHRELPIRADHVGKNAPTALEERVIVSLQETDGEDGVVIVGR comes from the coding sequence GTGGACCACGCTGGACTTGGCCGGGTCGGGACTGAAGAGCGCGTCCGCTCCGTCCTGCTCTCGGCGGAAGACATCAGCCGCTCCCTGCGGCGCATCTCCCACGAGATACTCGAACGCAACTCGAACGCCCTCGAAGACCTCGCCCTGATCGGGGTCCTCACGCGCGGAGTTCCGCTCGCGCGGAGGATCGCCGCGAACCTGAGGGTTTTCGAGGGGCTCGACGTCCCCGTCGGCTCGCTCGACATCACGCTTCACCGCGACGACCTCGACGGCGCGGAGCCCGAGGTCGGGGCGAGCGACGTCCCGTTCTCCGTAGCGGGGAAGACCGTCGTGCTCGTAGATGACGTGTTCTACACCGGAAGGACGGCGCGGGCGGCGATGGACGCGCTTTTGGAGCTCGGCCGCCCGGCGGCGGTGAGGCTCGCGATACTCGTTGACCGGGGCCACCGGGAGTTGCCGATCAGGGCCGATCACGTCGGCAAGAACGCCCCGACCGCGCTTGAGGAGCGCGTGATCGTGAGCCTTCAGGAGACGGACGGAGAGGACGGGGTGGTTATCGTTGGACGCTAG
- a CDS encoding RluA family pseudouridine synthase: protein MEGGREKRSFVAQAAGGERLDRAAAEGFGISRSAARRYIEAGLITVDGAEAQPSHKLRGGETVRAELPSGEPEPESIPVEVVYEDEALIVVNKPAGLVVHPGAGNPSGTLVNALLGRGIAGGEDPLRPGIVHRLDRDTSGLMVVAKNEEAYAGLVEALSRRKVGRVYRAVVEGVGLPATGTVDSPVGRDPENPTLMAAGVGKSAVTHFERLREARHHTMLQVRLETGRTHQIRVHLSAIGYPVHADPLYGEPVPGERLWLHAERLEFLHPVTGESLIFEADLPDDLVAEARKLGLGEA from the coding sequence TTGGAGGGAGGACGGGAGAAGAGATCGTTCGTCGCACAGGCGGCGGGCGGAGAGCGCCTAGATCGCGCAGCGGCGGAGGGGTTCGGCATCTCTCGCAGCGCCGCCCGACGCTACATCGAGGCGGGACTGATCACGGTCGACGGAGCGGAGGCGCAACCTTCACACAAGCTGCGCGGCGGGGAGACTGTGCGGGCCGAGCTGCCGTCCGGCGAGCCCGAGCCCGAGAGCATCCCCGTTGAGGTCGTCTACGAGGACGAAGCCCTCATCGTGGTAAACAAGCCCGCCGGTCTCGTCGTGCATCCCGGCGCGGGGAACCCCTCCGGAACGCTCGTGAACGCGCTTCTGGGGCGGGGTATTGCGGGCGGGGAGGACCCGCTCCGGCCCGGCATCGTCCACCGCCTCGACCGCGACACCTCGGGGCTGATGGTCGTGGCGAAGAACGAGGAGGCTTACGCGGGACTCGTCGAGGCGCTCTCGCGGCGGAAGGTCGGGCGGGTGTACCGGGCGGTCGTCGAGGGCGTCGGGCTGCCGGCGACCGGGACCGTCGACTCGCCCGTCGGGCGCGACCCGGAGAACCCGACGCTGATGGCCGCCGGGGTCGGAAAGAGCGCGGTGACGCACTTCGAGCGGCTGCGGGAGGCCCGGCACCACACGATGCTGCAGGTGCGCCTCGAAACGGGGAGGACGCACCAGATCCGGGTCCACCTCTCCGCCATCGGCTACCCCGTACACGCCGATCCACTCTACGGGGAGCCCGTGCCCGGCGAGCGCCTCTGGCTGCACGCCGAGCGCCTGGAATTCTTACATCCCGTAACCGGCGAGAGCCTTATCTTTGAGGCCGATCTGCCGGACGACCTTGTTGCCGAGGCCCGGAAGCTCGGGCTCGGTGAGGCGTAG
- a CDS encoding DivIVA domain-containing protein, with protein sequence MAIRPIDVRRKEFKSGFRGYDANQVDDFLDQVADEFERAYTDNQRMREEISGLRERLQQFEDLEGSIRSALVHAEQAANDLRNSAQREADELRLSSERDAESLRISSQREAELTIQEAQARSHQMLADSSSRVERIQDSYEALVEAKREFKNEFRQLLKTYMDVMEDMEISTAKGIESSLRERLDTESIAVAREAASREESGESREGPLYTAPEGEEELDAPENGYGEEPVESSEATQRIDLSEETVTSEPETDPSSAERDYLQREEGTSDLYEENRENSGTNEPAGEERRADEESGLPPDERAEAADRFFDGGDREERRRDEEEQEDSRIFRASRFLRRRS encoded by the coding sequence ATGGCCATCAGACCGATAGACGTCAGGCGCAAGGAGTTCAAGAGCGGATTCCGGGGCTACGATGCGAACCAGGTCGACGACTTTCTCGATCAGGTCGCTGATGAGTTCGAGCGGGCCTACACCGACAACCAGCGCATGCGGGAGGAGATCTCGGGCCTGCGCGAGCGTCTGCAGCAGTTCGAGGACCTCGAAGGGTCCATACGCTCGGCGCTCGTACACGCCGAGCAGGCGGCGAACGACTTGCGCAACTCGGCCCAGCGCGAGGCCGACGAGCTTCGGCTCTCCTCCGAGCGCGACGCCGAGAGCCTCAGGATAAGCTCCCAGCGCGAGGCCGAGCTTACGATCCAGGAGGCGCAGGCCCGCTCGCACCAGATGCTCGCCGACTCCTCCAGCCGAGTCGAGCGCATCCAGGACTCCTACGAGGCGCTCGTCGAGGCCAAGCGGGAGTTCAAGAACGAGTTCCGCCAGCTCCTCAAGACCTACATGGACGTGATGGAGGACATGGAGATCTCGACCGCCAAGGGCATCGAGTCCTCCCTGCGCGAGCGGCTCGACACCGAGTCCATAGCCGTCGCCCGCGAGGCCGCAAGCCGGGAGGAGTCCGGCGAGTCGCGGGAGGGGCCGCTCTACACCGCGCCCGAGGGAGAAGAGGAGCTCGACGCTCCGGAGAACGGCTACGGTGAAGAGCCGGTGGAGTCCTCGGAGGCGACGCAGCGCATAGACCTGAGCGAGGAGACCGTCACGAGCGAGCCCGAGACCGACCCTTCCTCGGCCGAGCGGGACTACCTGCAGCGTGAGGAGGGGACCTCCGACCTCTACGAGGAAAACCGGGAAAACTCCGGGACGAACGAGCCGGCCGGAGAGGAGCGCCGGGCCGACGAGGAGTCTGGGCTGCCGCCGGACGAGCGCGCCGAGGCCGCGGACAGGTTCTTTGACGGGGGCGACCGGGAGGAACGCCGCCGGGACGAGGAGGAGCAGGAGGACAGCAGGATCTTCCGCGCGAGCCGCTTCCTTAGAAGGCGGAGCTGA
- a CDS encoding YggT family protein yields the protein MPEFGFSVANLLAGVVTYTFYILLGAIIANILFSWFPGYPSSSFMQAIYDAVRAVAMPILGPIRSRIPMLQIGGFGLDLSPIIAIIGLSIARSLLLIIIENFIGPVTG from the coding sequence ATGCCGGAGTTCGGCTTCTCGGTAGCGAATTTGCTCGCCGGCGTGGTGACGTACACGTTCTACATCCTTCTGGGCGCGATCATTGCGAACATCCTGTTCTCGTGGTTTCCCGGCTACCCGTCGAGCAGCTTCATGCAGGCGATCTACGACGCCGTTCGCGCGGTGGCGATGCCCATACTCGGACCCATACGCTCGCGCATACCCATGCTCCAGATCGGCGGCTTCGGGCTTGACCTCTCGCCGATCATCGCCATAATCGGACTCTCGATAGCGAGGAGTCTGCTCCTCATTATCATCGAAAACTTCATCGGACCTGTTACGGGGTGA